In Chelmon rostratus isolate fCheRos1 chromosome 9, fCheRos1.pri, whole genome shotgun sequence, the following proteins share a genomic window:
- the f8 gene encoding coagulation factor VIII → MRQHSVISAPIKASSEFIIAERAQSHPHINSNRHVQLPCSCAPSTPRPFKCLSPPQERQSRDRWTRDTGARSAMTATLLLLLPPLLLLCSSGGGAQQPAAAVQEYYIAAVEIGWDYVYLDDVDPASDQRRYKDIPQKYIKAVYREYTDSTYTVPKPRPAWAGIQGPVIVAKAGDRVVVHFKNLASQPYSISPVGITYWKQSEGAGYDDSTAGQEKEDDAVFPGGYYEYVWDISPKDGPTTSDPECLTYSYSSQVDTVRDVNSGLVGALLICKSSAFTDDGQRRNQAFVLLFAVFDETKSWYGEVGERKSREKFRRSNGRKEYHTINGYVNSTLPGLKMCQGRNHVFWHLIGVGTAPEIHSINFQDHSLEVLTHRKVNMEVTPMTFIAAEMKPATIGRFLISCKIHAHRHDGMNALFTVEKCLEPVPLPGPDLRNVKHKDDRYYSDEDIDEDEDNDDDDLFNTISFQPRKPQVQVRASRGEQVKTWEHYIAVEEVTWDYAPHLQSTDSKLQSGYLPAAPHHLGYRYKKVVYVEYTDGSFTQRKNPAKTLLGPLLKGKVSDQIQITLRNLASRPFNIYPNGLTKIYPLQRSTNAAEKDLRSMGVPPNGTFSYIWRLTPDDGPLDGDPQCLTQLYQSTVSPERDLASGLVGTLLICKNDAIDTRGRLFGPDKEWSVIFAVFDENRSWYVNENMQKSSQSSSNATDPEFYNSNVIYSVNGIMFSGRQFVICKTDVTFWHVANVGTQSDFLSVYFTGNLFQYQGLHQSVLTLFPMTGVTVPMEPELMGEWEISAFDGSLKSRGMSIYYTVRPCDNGELPLVDRDWDEDDISDYIDQIDLQPRGIRVQNRTMLVRVCKKPLTNNTQVVNTSGQNVTDDKSEAAGRSGCQLKKVTVTSLKGEEIPEDILEEIEIDGEWRVSQNRSEPGGEGVIRQRRQAEGNGTDDDISSGASEDEGTGLETGDQVVENRTDAAAEVKAEERSEMPSVNNGTEGELEESNEILMNTNPLLNKKVSAVDLTSSEEMDRNYIQAEPEQLKADLMHLEYNYTAENNHTAGIDLSFDYDDYSQEGNSTSDIFGTDYMDLRSGEVRYRHYYIAAEEITWDYGIRKPHQLIKPREMRRGMRKFLQEYKKVVFRAYRDKDFLDPVGRGELQEHLGIMGPFIRTEINDVLTVIFKNKASRPYSFHLQGVYDLSQGAGFAQTHASSAPPGVPGKPVPPGEARTYNWRITRKQGPTDTEFDCKTGAYYSTVDKERDLHSGLIGPLVICKPGTLRTRQYTQPDVQDFSLLFHTFDETKSWYLEENLQRHCAPPCQANTEDPWYHISNKFAAINGYVAETLPGLLVGQHQRVRWHLLNVGSDGEYHAVHFHGLPFTVHTKEEHRMGVYNLFPGVFGTVEMRPPTVGTWLVECTIGDYQLAGMRAKLLVYNPRCISPLGMKSGRIEDSQITALDHIDNWQPQLARLDQSGYINAWMGRNKMSWIQVDLQRPTLLHGVQTQGVRAMLRDNYIRFFTISYSLDQETWATYRGNSSSQSKIFYGNMDSSKVKHNRFAPPFVARYVRIHPMDFKQRPALRLELLGCDLNSCSLPLGLQKGQIPDSSFSASSSYSSLLRSWTPSLARLHQKGSANAWRPKNNNPHEWLQVDLGKVKRITGIVTQGARSLLTQMMVTEFSVTVSHDGQSWSSVLEENSQREKVFAGNDDPDEEALAVFDPPLFGRYLRIHPLGWINDIALRLEVLGCDTQQGL, encoded by the exons ATGAGGCAGCACAGTGTCATTTCTGCCCCAATTAAAGCCTCATCGGAGTTTATCATAGCGGAGCGCGCGCAGTCACACCCCCACATAAACTCTAACCGCCACGTGCAACTTCCCTGTTCCTgtgccccctccaccccccgGCCCTTTAAATGTCTCAGCCCTCCGCAGGAGCGGCAGAGCCGGGACCGCTGGACCCGGGACACAGGCGCGCGCTCCGCGATGACAGCGacacttctgctgctgctgccgccgctgctgctgctctgctcctccgGCGGGGGAGCGCAGCAGCCTGCCGCTGCTGTACAAGAGTATTATATAGCGGCTGTGGAAATAGGCTGGGACTACGTCTACCTGGACGATGTTGACCCAGCGTCCGACCAAAG GAGATACAAAGATATTCCTCAAAAATACATCAAGGCAGTTTACAGGGAGTACACCGACTCCACATACACTGTCCCCAAGCCAAGGCCCGCATGGGCAG GTATTCAGGGTCCAGTGATCGTGGCCAAGGCTGGCGACAGGGTGGTGGTCCACTTCAAAAACCTGGCCTCCCAGCCCTACAGCATCAGCCCTGTGGGGATCACCTACTGGAAACAGTCTGAAG GAGCCGGGTATGATGACTCCACAGCGGGccaggagaaggaggatgaTGCCGTCTTTCCTGGAGGATACTATGAGTATGTGTGGGACATCAGCCCCAAAGACGGACCCACCACCAGCGACCCAGAGTGCCTCACCTACTCCTACTCATCCCAGGTGGACACGGTCCGAGATGTGAACTCAGGACTCGTCGGTGCTCTGCTCATCTGCAAATCAA GTGCCTTCACAGATGACGGCCAGAGGAGGAACCAAGCGTTtgtcctgctgtttgctgtgtttgacgAGACCAAGAGCTGGTACGGAGAGGtcggagagaggaagagcagagagaagttCAGGAGGAGCAACGGCAGGAAGGAATACCACACCATCAATGGATACGTCAACTCCACGTTACCCG gtttgaaaatgtgtcaagGCCGTAATCATGTGTTTTGGCATCTGATCGGGGTGGGCACAGCTCCAGAAATCCACTCCATTAACTTTCAGGATCACTCTCTTGAG GTGTTAACCCACCGTAAAGTCAATATGGAGGTGACCCCTATGACATTCATCGCTGCAGAAATGAAACCTGCTACTATAGGCCGCTTCCTCATCAGCTGTAAGATACATGCCCACCGCCACG ATGGTATGAACGCCTTGTTCACGGTGGAGAAATGCCTTGAACCGGTCCCTCTGCCGGGACCCGACCTGCGTAATGTCAAACACAAGGATGACAGGTACTACAGCGATGAGGACATTGACGAAGACGAAGACAATGACGATGACGATTTGTTCAACACCATAAGCTTCCAGCCCAGGAAACCACAAGTGCAAGTCAGAGCCAGCAGGGGCGAGCAGGTTAAAACCTGGGAGCATTACATCGCTGTTGAAGAAGTCACATGGGACTACGCTCCTCACCTCCAATCCACAGACAG CAAGCTCCAGTCTGGATATTTGCCTGCAGCTCCCCATCACCTGGGCTACAGGTATAAAAAGGTGGTGTATGTGGAGTACACAGACGGCTCTTTCACTCAGAGGAAGAACCCTGCAAAGACACTGCTGGGTCCACTTCTGAAAGGAAAAGTCAGTGATCAAATCCAG ATCACTCTGAGAAACCTGGCCAGTCGCCCTTTCAATATCTACCCCAATGGCCTTACCAAGATCTACCCGCTGCAGAGATCCACAAACG ctgcagagaaggACTTGCGCTCCATGGGAGTGCCCCCAAATGGGACGTTTAGCTACATTTGGAGGCTAACCCCAGATGATGGACCCTTGGACGGAGATCCCCAGTGCCTGACCCAGCTCTACCAGAGCACCGTCTCCCCAGAGAGGGACTTGGCTTCCGGGTTGGTGGGCACCCTGCTGATCTGCAAGAATGATGCCATCGACACCAGAGGACGCCTG TTTGGCCCAGATAAAGAGTGGAGCGTgatatttgctgtgtttgatgAGAACAGAAGTTGGTACGTCAACGAAAACATGCAAAAGTCCAGCCAAAGCTCCTCTAACGCCACAGACCCGGAATTCTACAACTCCAATGTCATTTACA GTGTAAACGGCATCATGTTCAGTGGGCGTCAGTTTGTGATATGTAAAACGGACGTCACCTTCTGGCATGTGGCCAATGTGGGCACCCAGAGTGACTTCTTGTCTGTTTACTTCACGGGAAACCTGTTTCAGTACCAAGGCCTCCACCAGTCCGTCCTCACCCTGTTCCCCATGACTGGTGTGACCGTTCCCATGGAACCAGAGCTGATGG GTGAGTGGGAGATCAGCGCCTTTGACGGCAGCCTGAAGAGCCGGGGGATGAGCATCTATTACACCGTTCGCCCTTGCGACAACGGAGAGCTCCCGCTGGTCGACCGCGATTGGGATGAAGATGATATCTCTGACTACATCGACCAGATAGATTTGCAGCCGAGGGGCATAAGAGTTCAAAATCGCACAATGTTGGTTCGAGTGTGCAAGAAACCCCTCACTAACAACACTCAGGTAGTAAACACATCTGGCCAAAATGTCACTGATGATAAAAGTGAGGCTGCAGGACGGTCAGGATGTCAGCTAAAGAAAGTGACGGTAACATCTCTGAAAGGAGAAGAAATCCCAGAGGATATCTTGGAGGAAATAGAGATAGATGGAGAGTGGAGGGTTTCTCAGAACAGGTCTGAacctggaggagagggagttATCAGACAGAGAAGACAAGCGGAGGGCAATGGGACAGATGACGATATCAGCTCTGGAGCCTCAGAAGATGAAGGAACTGGGTTAGAGACTGGAGATCAGGTGGTGGAAAATCGGACTGACGCTGCTGCCGAGGTAAAAGCTGAGGAAAGGAGTGAAATGCCAAGTGTGAATAATGGGACAGAAGGAGAGCTTGAAGAGAGCAACGAGATCTTAATGAACACCAATCCACTTCTGAACAAGAAGGTCTCAGCTGTAGATCTGACCAGTTCAGAGGAGATGGATCGAAACTACATTCAGGCTGAACCTGAGCAACTTAAAGCAGATCTGATGCATCTGGAATACAACTACACTGCTGAAAACAACCACACGGCAGGGATTGACCTGTCCTTTGACTATGATGACTACAGCCAAGAG GGGAACAGCACATCAGATATATTTGGCACAGATTACATGGACCTGCGCTCTGGAGAGGTCAGATATCGCCACTACTACATTGCTGCAGAGGAGATCACCTGGGACTATGGCATCAGAAAACCACACCAGCTGATCAAACCCAG AGAGATGCGTCGCGGCATGAGGAAGTTCCTGCAAGAGTACAAGAAGGTGGTGTTTCGAGCCTACAGGGATAAAGACTTTCTAGATCCTGTAGGCAGAGGAGAGCTCCAGGAGCACCTGGGAATCATGGGACCTTTCATCAGAACAGAGATTAATGATGTCCTTACT GTGATCTTTAAGAACAAGGCATCCAGGCCGTACTCCTTTCACCTTCAGGGAGTCTATGACCTCAGCCAGGGAGCTGGCTTTGCCCAGACCCACGCCTCCTCCGCTCCCCCCGGGGTCCCAGGAAAGCCTGTGCCTCCCGGTGAGGCACGGACATATAACTGGAGAATCACCAGGAAACAAGGACCAACAGACACTGAATTTGACTGCAAGACAGGGGCTTACTACTCCACTGTGGACAAG GAGAGGGACCTTCATTCAGGTCTGATTGGTCCGCTGGTGATCTGTAAGCCCGGCACCCTGCGGACTCGTCAGTACACGCAGCCGGACGTCCAGgacttctccctcctcttccacaCCTTTGATGAAACTAAAAGCTGGTACCTGGAGGAGAACCTGCAGCGGCACTGTGCTCCACCCTGTCAGGCCAACACTGAGGACCCCTGGTACCACATCAGCAACAAGTTTGCAG CGATAAATGGTTATGTGGCGGAGACACTTCCTGGTTTGCTGGTGGGCCAGCACCAGCGAGTCAGGTGGCACCTGCTGAATGTAGGAAGTGACGGAGAGTACCACGCTGTGCACTTCCATGGTTTGCCTTTCACTGTTCACACCAAAGAGGAACACCGCATGGGGGTCTACAACCTCTTCcctg GAGTGTTTGGCACGGTGGAGATGAGACCCCCCACAGTCGGCACATGGCTGGTGGAGTGCACTATAGGAGACTACCAGCTGGCCGGCATGAGGGCTAAACTACTGGTCTACAATCCAC GATGTATCTCGCCACTGGGGATGAAATCAGGAAGGATTGAAGATTCCCAGATCACAGCATTAGATCACATAG ACAACTGGCAGCCGCAGCTGGCGAGGCTGGATCAGTCCGGTTATATCAATGCCTGGATGGGCAGAAACAAGATGTCATGGATACAG GTTGACCTTCAGAGGCCCACCCTGCTGCATGGCGTGCAGACACAGGGAGTCAGAGCAATGCTGAGGGACAACTACATCAGATTCTTCACCATCTCCTACAGCCTGGACCAGGAGACCTGGGCCACGTACAGAGGAAACAGCTCCAGCCAGTCCAAA ATATTTTATGGCAACATGGACAGCTCCAAGGTGAAACACAACCGCTTCGCTCCACCGTTTGTGGCTCGCTACGTCAGGATTCACCCAATGGACTTTAAGCAGAGGCCTGCTCTCCGCCTGGAGCTGCTGGGCTGCGATCTCAACA gctgctctctccctcttggGCTCCAGAAGGGGCAGATTCCTGACAGCAGCTTTAGTGCATCCTCATCCTATTCCTCCCTGCTGCGTAGCTGGACCCCCAGCCTCGCCCGCCTCCATCAGAAGGGCAGCGCCAACGCCTGGAGGCCAAAG AACAACAACCCCCACGAGTGGCTGCAGGTTGACTTGGGCAAAGTAAAGCGCATCACAGGCATCGTGACCCAAGGAGCACGATCGCTGTTGACCCAGATGATGGTGACAGAGTTCTCAGTCACCGTCAGCCATGATGGACAGTCCTGGAGCAGTGTGTTAGAGGAGAACTCCCAAAGAGAAAAG GTCTTCGCAGGAAACGATGATCCGGACGAGGAGGCTCTCGCCGTTTTTGATCCCCCTCTGTTTGGCCGCTACCTCCGTATCCACCCGCTGGGCTGGATCAACGACATCGCCCTGCGTCTGGAGGTCCTGGGCTGTGACACGCAGCAGGGGCTCTGA